In one Pseudomonas sp. 31-12 genomic region, the following are encoded:
- a CDS encoding DUF58 domain-containing protein has product MNALLPPEPGIRVSLAELIEMRHRVREVQLFSTPSQRSPLIGLHHSKLRGRGVDFDQVRVYQAGDDVRTIDWRVTARTQEPHTKLFHEERERPIFIMVEQSRRLFFGSGLMFKSVLAAQAASLIGWAALGHNDRVGGLVFGDNEHYEIKPRRSKQSLLQLLNRLVRVNQSLHTESEQNRDSLNLALRRAREVLRPGSLVIVICDERALTEGSEQQLSLLSRHCDLLLLPLSDPLDHALPAAGLLRFAERGAQLELDTLNFDLRQTYRAQAETRIARWELLAQKLRVLLMPLSTQSEMVEQLREYLNPQKPGKGR; this is encoded by the coding sequence ATGAACGCCCTCCTGCCGCCCGAGCCGGGCATCCGCGTCAGCCTCGCCGAGCTGATCGAGATGCGCCATCGCGTGCGCGAAGTGCAGCTGTTTTCCACGCCGAGCCAGCGCAGCCCGCTGATCGGCCTGCACCACTCCAAGCTGCGCGGCCGCGGCGTGGACTTCGATCAGGTGCGGGTTTATCAGGCCGGCGACGACGTGCGCACCATCGACTGGCGCGTCACCGCCCGCACCCAGGAACCGCACACCAAGCTGTTTCACGAAGAACGCGAGCGGCCGATTTTCATCATGGTCGAGCAAAGCCGTCGGCTGTTTTTCGGTTCGGGGCTGATGTTCAAATCGGTACTTGCCGCCCAGGCGGCGAGCCTGATCGGCTGGGCCGCCCTGGGCCATAACGACCGGGTTGGCGGGCTGGTGTTCGGCGATAACGAGCACTACGAGATCAAGCCCCGGCGCAGCAAACAAAGCCTGCTGCAGCTGCTGAACCGCTTGGTGCGGGTCAATCAGTCGCTGCACACCGAAAGCGAGCAGAACCGCGACTCCCTGAATCTGGCCCTGCGTCGTGCACGGGAAGTGCTGCGCCCCGGCAGTCTGGTGATCGTGATCTGTGATGAGCGTGCGTTGACCGAAGGTTCTGAACAGCAACTGAGCCTGTTATCACGCCATTGCGACCTGTTGCTGCTGCCACTGTCCGATCCACTGGACCACGCCCTGCCCGCCGCCGGGCTGCTTCGCTTCGCCGAACGTGGTGCGCAACTCGAACTCGACACGCTGAATTTCGACTTGCGCCAGACCTACCGCGCCCAGGCCGAAACGCGTATTGCCCGCTGGGAATTGCTCGCGCAAAAGCTCCGTGTGTTGCTGATGCCGTTGAGCACCCAGAGTGAGATGGTCGAGCAACTGCGCGAATACCTGAACCCACAAAAACCGGGGAAAGGTCGATGA
- a CDS encoding tetratricopeptide repeat protein produces MSALWPYWFRPWWLLLLPLLGWLLWQLWHRQKRAGRWQMILPPAFHAALLSGGNGRDSKLPWVVLGVAWVLTVLALLGPSWQRVEQLSQKPADPLVVVLELTPEMLATDVAPNRLEQARRKLLDLLQARSDAQTAIVVYSGSAHTLVPLSDDLSTSRNLLDALKPSLMPEAGHRADLAVTKALALLNQGDLGEGRILLIGSTLTDLEREGIRQVLERKSTQFLMLGIGTAEGAPVAQEDGSFLKDDQGAILVPRLDSPSLKAFANDLGGDYRPARLDDADLRGLGLLDGPRTLRNDGQTLHLDTWADQGYWLLLPLLLLAACAGRRGWLFCLPLLFLLPQPSYAFDFEDLWLRPDQRGLHLLRQGHPAKASQHFEDPQWQGVALYEAGDYSGAAQRFAKGNDAHAHYNRGNALAKSGELEAALDAYDQALERQPDLRPAQTNKALVESLLKQKNAPPVEPQKSADDEPETNAQEPPPGSATQPADNDHPKSDTEQTTPDAGQQATTPPKPGANEVPGSELGDEQTTTPPMRPASDNIDGEQRQALEQWLRKIPDDPGELLRRKFWYEQQQHQDQEKTR; encoded by the coding sequence ATGAGTGCGCTGTGGCCGTACTGGTTCCGCCCATGGTGGCTGCTGTTGTTGCCGCTATTGGGCTGGCTGCTCTGGCAACTCTGGCACCGGCAAAAACGCGCAGGGCGCTGGCAGATGATCTTGCCACCGGCCTTTCATGCCGCCCTGCTGAGCGGTGGAAACGGTCGCGACAGCAAGCTGCCGTGGGTCGTCCTCGGCGTGGCGTGGGTGCTGACCGTTCTGGCCTTGCTGGGCCCGAGTTGGCAGCGCGTCGAACAACTCAGCCAGAAACCCGCCGACCCGCTGGTGGTCGTGCTGGAGCTGACGCCGGAAATGCTCGCCACCGACGTTGCGCCGAACCGACTCGAACAGGCCCGACGCAAGCTGTTGGACCTGCTGCAAGCCCGCAGCGACGCCCAGACCGCCATCGTCGTCTACTCCGGCAGCGCGCACACTTTGGTGCCACTGTCGGATGACCTGTCGACCAGCCGTAATCTGCTGGACGCGCTCAAGCCTTCGCTGATGCCCGAGGCCGGGCATCGTGCCGATCTCGCGGTGACCAAGGCGTTGGCGCTGTTGAATCAGGGCGATTTGGGTGAAGGCCGGATCCTGTTGATCGGTTCAACCCTGACGGACCTGGAACGTGAAGGCATTCGCCAGGTGCTGGAGAGGAAATCGACGCAGTTTCTGATGCTCGGAATCGGCACCGCCGAAGGCGCGCCGGTCGCTCAGGAGGACGGCAGTTTCCTCAAGGACGATCAGGGCGCGATTCTGGTGCCCCGTCTTGACAGCCCAAGCCTGAAGGCCTTTGCCAACGACCTCGGCGGAGACTATCGCCCGGCGCGTCTGGACGATGCCGATCTGCGCGGACTCGGCCTGCTCGATGGCCCACGCACCCTGCGCAACGACGGCCAGACCTTGCACCTCGACACCTGGGCCGATCAGGGTTACTGGTTGCTGCTGCCGCTGTTGCTGCTCGCCGCTTGTGCCGGTCGCCGTGGCTGGTTGTTCTGCTTGCCGCTGCTGTTCCTGCTGCCGCAACCGAGCTATGCGTTCGACTTCGAAGATCTGTGGTTGCGCCCCGATCAGCGAGGCCTGCATTTGCTCAGGCAAGGCCATCCGGCGAAGGCTTCGCAGCACTTTGAAGATCCGCAATGGCAAGGCGTGGCGCTGTATGAGGCCGGTGACTACAGCGGCGCCGCCCAGCGGTTCGCCAAAGGCAATGACGCCCACGCCCACTACAATCGTGGCAACGCCCTGGCCAAAAGCGGTGAGCTGGAAGCGGCGTTGGACGCCTACGATCAGGCGCTGGAACGCCAGCCTGATTTGCGCCCGGCGCAGACCAACAAGGCACTGGTAGAAAGCCTGCTCAAGCAGAAAAACGCGCCGCCGGTCGAGCCGCAGAAATCCGCCGATGACGAACCCGAGACCAACGCGCAGGAACCGCCACCGGGGTCTGCTACACAACCGGCGGACAACGACCATCCAAAATCCGATACCGAGCAGACCACGCCGGACGCCGGACAGCAGGCGACAACGCCGCCGAAACCGGGTGCCAATGAAGTCCCGGGCAGCGAATTGGGGGACGAGCAAACCACCACGCCTCCGATGCGACCGGCCAGCGACAATATCGATGGCGAACAGCGTCAGGCGCTGGAGCAATGGCTGCGCAAGATCCCCGATGATCCGGGTGAATTGCTCAGGCGCAAATTCTGGTACGAACAGCAACAACATCAGGATCAGGAAAAAACGCGATGA
- a CDS encoding VWA domain-containing protein, whose amino-acid sequence MFEFAWPWIFALLPLPWLMRILLPVADSGEPALKVSFLNDLEGLARRRARANLPAWRQQAPFILLWLLLLIAAARPQWLGDPLPIAASGRDLLVAVDVSGSMDSPDMQWHDEDVSRLSLVQHLLGDFLESRDGDRVGLILFGSQAYLQAPLTFDRRTVRVWLDEARIGIAGKNTAIGDAIGLALKRLRMRPAQSRVLILVTDGANNGGEIDPLTAARLAAKEDVKIYPIGIGADPEQSGTLGFLGINPSLDLDEPALKAIAQATGGQYFRAHDGKELQVIKDTLDTLEPVTQQPTQARPAQALYHWPLALALLLSMLLVVRERWPDNPLQRLFTKDLFLQTQLPDWRQRLKRLRLRRRR is encoded by the coding sequence ATGTTTGAGTTCGCCTGGCCGTGGATCTTTGCCCTGCTGCCGCTGCCCTGGCTGATGCGCATCCTGCTGCCGGTGGCCGACAGTGGCGAACCGGCGCTCAAAGTCAGTTTCCTCAATGACCTCGAAGGCCTGGCCCGTCGCCGCGCCCGGGCCAACCTGCCGGCCTGGCGCCAGCAAGCACCGTTCATTCTGTTATGGCTGTTGTTGCTGATCGCAGCAGCGCGCCCGCAATGGTTGGGCGATCCGCTGCCAATTGCCGCCAGTGGCCGCGACCTGCTGGTGGCCGTGGACGTGTCCGGTTCCATGGATTCCCCCGACATGCAGTGGCACGACGAAGACGTCAGCCGTCTGTCGCTGGTCCAGCATTTGCTCGGTGACTTCCTGGAAAGTCGCGACGGCGACCGTGTCGGCCTGATCCTGTTCGGCAGCCAGGCTTACCTGCAAGCACCGTTGACGTTCGACCGACGCACCGTGCGGGTGTGGCTCGACGAAGCGCGCATCGGCATCGCCGGCAAGAACACCGCGATTGGTGATGCCATCGGCCTGGCCCTTAAACGCCTGCGCATGCGTCCCGCCCAGAGCCGCGTGCTGATCCTGGTCACGGACGGCGCCAACAACGGCGGTGAAATCGACCCGCTCACCGCGGCTCGGCTGGCGGCCAAAGAAGACGTAAAAATCTACCCGATCGGCATCGGCGCCGACCCGGAGCAAAGCGGCACCCTGGGCTTCCTCGGGATCAACCCGAGCCTGGACCTCGACGAACCGGCGCTGAAGGCCATCGCCCAAGCCACCGGCGGTCAGTACTTCCGCGCCCACGATGGCAAAGAACTGCAGGTGATCAAAGACACCCTCGACACACTCGAGCCGGTGACTCAACAACCGACCCAGGCCCGCCCGGCGCAAGCGTTGTATCACTGGCCTCTGGCGCTGGCATTGTTGTTGAGCATGTTGCTGGTGGTGCGCGAGCGCTGGCCGGATAACCCGTTGCAACGGCTGTTTACCAAGGATCTGTTTTTGCAAACGCAACTGCCTGATTGGCGCCAGCGGCTCAAACGCCTGCGTCTGCGGAGGCGCCGATGA
- a CDS encoding BatD family protein translates to MTRFTLLILALLFSTVEAQAAALVASVDRSRLNSGETVELTLESNDVTQFGKPDLAPLEPLFEVRGTRQVNQLTTLNGDNRATTRWIITLLPKENGSVTIPPLQLGDVQSQPITVQVVESETQDTANKLAPVFIDASLDQTSVYVQAQAILTLRIYHSVSLYDDSSLTPLQIPDARIEQLGESRTYEKVINTLRHGVIEMRYAIYPQHSGELTIPAQIFSATLVDAQPAQDAASQAPKSGKLMRVSSAPILLTVKAKPITYPADLPWLPARSLSLSESWNPEPDHAQVGDSLTRSLTLKAEGLASSQLPPLPATDVNGLRRYPDQPVLSNQSTERGLIGSREDREALVPGRSGAIELPAVEVVWWNTFEDHLEHSSLPARSLQVASNPSLVVDTPMSTTQVNAGVDSETLWKWKLSTLILACTTLLGFGLWWRGRWQPAVLRAAQTGPSPRTVLDELKRACQANDSHATRQALDAWARQQPETLADMAARFVPLSDALDGLNGALYSETGQHWQGEELWRAIKAIPIAERVQDPVGDSGLPPLYPK, encoded by the coding sequence ATGACCCGCTTCACCCTTCTCATACTCGCCCTGTTGTTCAGCACCGTTGAGGCCCAGGCGGCAGCGCTGGTCGCCAGTGTCGATCGCAGTCGCCTGAACTCTGGCGAGACGGTCGAACTGACCCTGGAATCCAACGACGTGACGCAGTTCGGCAAGCCTGACCTGGCGCCGCTGGAGCCACTGTTCGAAGTGCGCGGCACCCGCCAGGTCAACCAACTGACCACCCTGAACGGCGACAACCGCGCCACCACGCGCTGGATCATCACGTTGCTGCCGAAGGAAAACGGCAGCGTGACGATTCCACCGTTGCAGCTGGGCGACGTCCAGAGCCAGCCGATCACCGTGCAAGTGGTCGAGAGCGAAACCCAGGACACCGCGAATAAACTGGCCCCGGTGTTCATCGACGCCAGCCTCGACCAGACCAGCGTGTACGTGCAGGCACAGGCCATCCTGACCTTGCGCATCTACCATTCGGTGTCGCTGTACGACGACAGCAGCCTGACCCCGCTGCAGATTCCCGATGCGCGCATCGAACAACTGGGCGAGTCGCGCACGTACGAGAAAGTCATCAACACTCTGCGTCATGGCGTGATCGAAATGCGCTATGCGATCTACCCGCAACACAGCGGCGAATTGACCATTCCAGCGCAGATCTTCAGTGCCACGCTCGTCGACGCGCAGCCCGCCCAGGACGCCGCCAGTCAGGCGCCGAAATCCGGGAAACTGATGCGTGTCAGCTCCGCCCCGATTCTGCTGACGGTCAAGGCCAAACCCATTACGTACCCGGCCGACCTGCCGTGGCTGCCGGCCCGTAGCCTGAGCCTGAGCGAAAGCTGGAACCCGGAGCCGGACCATGCGCAGGTGGGCGATTCACTGACCCGCAGCCTGACCTTGAAAGCCGAAGGCCTGGCCAGCTCACAACTGCCGCCGCTGCCCGCCACAGACGTCAACGGCCTGCGGCGCTACCCGGATCAACCGGTATTGAGCAACCAGAGCACCGAGCGCGGTTTGATCGGCAGTCGTGAAGATCGCGAAGCGTTGGTACCGGGCCGCAGTGGTGCAATCGAGTTGCCGGCGGTGGAAGTGGTCTGGTGGAACACCTTCGAAGATCACTTGGAACACAGCAGCCTGCCGGCCCGAAGCCTGCAAGTGGCGAGCAATCCAAGCCTGGTAGTCGATACACCGATGAGCACCACGCAAGTGAATGCCGGCGTCGACAGCGAAACCCTGTGGAAGTGGAAACTCAGCACATTGATCCTGGCCTGCACCACCCTGCTCGGCTTCGGCCTCTGGTGGCGTGGCCGCTGGCAACCGGCGGTGCTGCGCGCCGCGCAGACCGGTCCGAGCCCACGCACCGTCCTCGACGAACTCAAGCGTGCCTGCCAGGCCAACGATTCCCACGCCACTCGCCAGGCCCTCGACGCCTGGGCGCGACAACAACCGGAAACCCTCGCTGACATGGCCGCCCGCTTCGTGCCACTGTCCGACGCACTGGACGGCTTGAACGGCGCGCTCTACAGCGAAACTGGCCAGCACTGGCAAGGCGAAGAACTGTGGCGGGCAATCAAGGCGATCCCCATTGCCGAGCGGGTTCAGGATCCGGTGGGGGACAGTGGCCTCCCGCCGCTTTACCCGAAGTAA
- a CDS encoding DUF4381 domain-containing protein produces MSSLDQLQPLISPPPIEFWPPAPGWWLLLLLLPLIGFGLWKARRFIPDKRPIVRAEQPLDPVRIAALAELALMPKPYDGAPAGAWLQQLNGLLKRLCRNHYPYSQSHTLNGRKWLAFLDNRCPAAGLTRWMVLVEGAYKPECKLDDKAIAGLTQAVDTWIRKHV; encoded by the coding sequence ATGAGCAGCCTCGATCAACTGCAACCGCTGATCTCCCCGCCTCCCATCGAGTTCTGGCCCCCCGCGCCTGGCTGGTGGCTGTTGCTGTTGTTGCTGCCGCTGATCGGTTTCGGGCTGTGGAAGGCGCGGCGCTTCATTCCGGACAAACGCCCGATCGTCCGTGCCGAACAACCGCTGGATCCGGTGCGTATCGCCGCACTGGCGGAACTGGCGCTGATGCCGAAACCCTACGACGGCGCACCGGCCGGCGCCTGGTTGCAACAGCTTAACGGCTTGCTCAAACGCCTGTGCCGCAACCATTACCCTTACAGCCAGAGCCACACGCTCAATGGACGCAAATGGCTGGCGTTCCTCGACAACCGCTGCCCGGCCGCCGGCCTGACCCGCTGGATGGTGCTGGTCGAAGGCGCTTACAAACCCGAATGCAAACTCGACGACAAGGCCATCGCCGGCCTGACTCAGGCCGTCGATACCTGGATTCGCAAACATGTTTGA
- a CDS encoding exonuclease SbcCD subunit D C-terminal domain-containing protein, which translates to MRLFHTSDWHLGQNLHGQERDFEHACFLEWLLRQLKLDRPDVLLIAGDIFDTVNPPVKAQERLYEFIVSAHEQQPLLTIVIIAGNHDSGSRIELPAPLMRRLRTHALGRVLWLDDGQLDSERLLLPLPDASGEIAGWCLALPFLRPAEVTGAQLGDNYLRGIGQVHEWLIEAANARRKPGQALIAISHAHMAGGSVSEDSERSLIIGNAEALPASLFGPSISYVALGHLHKPQKVNGEERIRYSGSPIPLSFSEIGYQHQILDVTLDGETLVSVEPKLIPRAVNLQRIGPAPLAEILLQLADLPNIDLLADIQRQPWLEVRVRLDEPQPDLRHQVESALQGKAVRLVRIAAEYAGNGSREGVDDGTTLIELDQLTPQELFSRAWQDSYGSEVDEQTLKDFAELLQDVQMESEQP; encoded by the coding sequence TTGCGTCTGTTTCACACCTCCGACTGGCACCTTGGGCAGAACCTGCACGGCCAGGAACGCGATTTCGAGCACGCCTGCTTTCTTGAATGGCTGTTGCGCCAGCTGAAGCTGGACCGGCCCGATGTGCTGTTGATTGCCGGCGATATCTTCGACACGGTCAATCCGCCGGTCAAAGCCCAGGAACGCCTCTACGAATTCATCGTCAGCGCCCACGAGCAGCAACCGTTGCTGACCATCGTGATCATCGCCGGCAACCACGACTCCGGCTCGCGGATCGAATTGCCTGCGCCGTTGATGCGCCGTTTGCGCACCCACGCACTGGGCCGAGTCTTGTGGCTGGATGACGGCCAACTGGATTCCGAACGGCTGTTGCTACCGCTGCCGGATGCCAGCGGTGAAATTGCCGGCTGGTGCCTGGCGCTGCCGTTTTTGCGGCCTGCCGAAGTGACCGGCGCGCAGTTGGGCGACAACTACCTGCGCGGCATCGGTCAGGTTCATGAATGGCTGATTGAAGCGGCCAATGCCAGACGCAAGCCGGGCCAGGCACTGATTGCCATCAGCCATGCGCACATGGCCGGTGGTTCCGTGTCGGAAGACTCCGAGCGCAGTTTGATCATTGGCAATGCCGAAGCCCTGCCTGCCAGTCTGTTCGGGCCGAGCATCAGCTACGTCGCGCTGGGCCATTTGCACAAGCCGCAGAAGGTCAACGGTGAAGAGCGCATCCGCTACAGCGGCTCGCCGATTCCGTTGTCTTTCTCCGAAATCGGTTATCAGCATCAGATTCTCGACGTCACACTCGACGGCGAAACCCTGGTCAGCGTCGAACCGAAACTGATCCCCCGCGCGGTCAACCTGCAACGTATCGGCCCGGCGCCCCTGGCCGAGATCCTCTTGCAACTGGCCGACTTGCCGAACATCGATTTGCTCGCCGACATCCAGCGCCAGCCGTGGCTTGAGGTTCGTGTGCGGCTCGACGAACCGCAACCCGACTTGCGCCATCAAGTAGAAAGCGCGCTGCAAGGCAAAGCCGTGCGCCTGGTGCGCATCGCCGCCGAGTACGCCGGCAACGGCAGTCGCGAGGGCGTCGATGACGGCACCACGTTGATTGAACTGGACCAGCTCACACCACAGGAATTGTTCAGTCGCGCCTGGCAAGACAGCTACGGCAGCGAGGTCGATGAGCAGACGCTGAAGGACTTTGCCGAGCTGTTGCAGGATGTGCAAATGGAGAGCGAACAACCATGA
- a CDS encoding MoxR family ATPase: protein MEHREALLALRTFLSTQILGQEKLIERLLIALLADGHMLVEGAPGLAKTKAIKELAEGIEAQFHRIQFTPDLLPADITGTEIYRPETGSFVFQQGPIFHNLVLADEINRAPAKVQSALLEAMAERQVSVGRSTYELSPLFLVMATQNPIEQEGTYPLPEAQLDRFLMHVKIGFPDAAVERRILQQARGEALNGETKPERRVSQQAIFAARKEILGLYMADAVEEYLVQLVMATRTPAKFDPEMAEWIAYGASPRGSIALDRCARAHAWLAGRDFVSPEDIQAVLFDVLRHRIILSFEAEAAGIDQDRVVQRILDVVAVA from the coding sequence ATGGAACATCGTGAAGCGCTGCTAGCGCTGCGAACCTTTCTTTCAACGCAGATTCTCGGCCAGGAAAAACTCATCGAGCGCTTGCTCATCGCCTTGCTCGCCGACGGCCACATGCTGGTCGAAGGCGCACCGGGGCTGGCCAAGACCAAGGCCATCAAAGAACTCGCCGAAGGCATCGAAGCCCAGTTCCATCGCATTCAGTTCACTCCCGACCTGCTACCCGCCGACATCACCGGCACGGAAATCTATCGCCCGGAAACCGGCAGTTTCGTGTTCCAGCAAGGCCCGATCTTCCACAACCTGGTGCTGGCGGACGAAATCAACCGTGCCCCGGCCAAGGTTCAATCAGCACTGCTGGAAGCCATGGCCGAGCGCCAGGTCAGCGTTGGACGCAGCACTTACGAGCTGTCGCCACTGTTTCTGGTGATGGCCACGCAAAACCCGATCGAGCAGGAAGGCACGTATCCGTTGCCCGAAGCCCAGCTCGACCGTTTCCTGATGCACGTCAAAATCGGTTTCCCGGACGCCGCCGTCGAGCGCCGGATCCTGCAACAGGCCCGGGGCGAAGCCCTGAACGGCGAAACCAAGCCCGAGCGCCGGGTCAGCCAGCAGGCGATCTTCGCCGCACGCAAGGAAATCCTCGGTCTGTACATGGCCGACGCCGTGGAGGAATACCTGGTGCAACTGGTCATGGCCACGCGCACCCCGGCCAAGTTCGATCCGGAGATGGCCGAGTGGATCGCCTATGGCGCCAGCCCGCGAGGCTCGATTGCCCTCGACCGCTGCGCCCGGGCCCACGCCTGGCTGGCCGGTCGCGACTTCGTCAGCCCGGAAGACATCCAGGCGGTGCTGTTTGACGTATTGCGCCACCGCATCATTCTTTCCTTTGAAGCCGAAGCCGCTGGCATCGATCAGGACCGGGTGGTCCAGCGGATTCTCGACGTCGTAGCCGTCGCTTGA